From a region of the Phaseolus vulgaris cultivar G19833 chromosome 6, P. vulgaris v2.0, whole genome shotgun sequence genome:
- the LOC137832874 gene encoding phosphatidylinositol 4-phosphate 5-kinase 7-like isoform X1 yields the protein MEDSGRFDEKSFSNGDVYIGMIKGILPHDKGKYTWSDGTVYEGDWEGEKMTGKGLVVWSTGAHYEGEICGGYLHGYGTLTTSAGCIYRGGWKMNAQHGIGLQKYSNSDVYEGLWKEGVPEGSGRYTWNNGNMYVGNWKNGRIDGRGVMKWVKGDTFHGFWSNGVMHGSGVYSFGEGGLYIGTWNKGLKDGKGVFYPAGSKQPSLRMISHSPHHSDDNGFLLNIQKHEAPKARVKRSLSENISVISRFKSFRQISQRTSSLKINLVRDDSAQDCVCHDSSLALSNDLDEDQSEASSVKSTLVYEREYVQGVLIMERISECSESSRKKKQQNKFSVKQVKKSSCLDNFQGQRSYYLKLNLQLGIRYTVGKITPVPAREVRSSDFGDRARIRMYFPRAGSKLTPPHSSINFYWKDYCPMVFRNLREMFKLDAAEYMMSICGDSGLRDLSSPGKSGSIFYLSKDDRFVIKTVNKSELQVLLSMLPKYYRHVGDHENTLITKFFGLHRITLRGGKKVRFVVMGNVFCTELQIHRRYDLKGSSHGRYTDNDKINCNTTLKDLDLKYEFHMDKKLRESLLKQISLDCKFLESQHIIDYSLLLGLHFRAPENMKAFVEHHESMQHQENLPSGDEEEHLILPKGLLLVSHEPSIVNTAPGPHIRGNTLRAYSMGDTEVDLLLPGTARLRVQLGVNMPAQATRKIVEDKVEEAKEVELFEVYDVVLYMGIIDILQSYNLKKKIEHSYKSLQFDPITVSVVEPKMYAQRFLKFLEEKVFPQTP from the exons TACATGGTTATGGAACACTTACAACATCTGCAGGGTGCATCTATAGAGGGGGTTGGAAGATGAATGCTCAGCATGGAATTGGACTACAGAAATATTCCAATTCAGATGTTTATGAAGGTTTATGGAAAGAAGGAGTTCCTGAAGGGAGTGGCAGGTATACTTGGAATAATGGAAACATGTATGTTGGAAATTGGAAAAATGGGAGAATAGATGGTAGAGGGGTTATGAAGTGGGTTAAAGGGGATACCTTTCATGGTTTCTGGTCAAATGGGGTTATGCATGGATCTGGAGTTTATAGTTTTGGAGAGGGAGGTCTTTATATTGGGACATGGAATAAAGGGTTGAAGGATGGAAAAGGAGTGTTCTATCCAGCAGGTAGTAAACAACCATCCCTAAGGATGATATCTCATAGCCCTCATCATAGTGATGATAATGGTTTCTTATTGAATATACAAAAACATGAGGCTCCAAAAGCCAGAGTTAAGCGTAGCCTTTCTGAAAACATATCTGTCATTAGTAGATTCAAAAGTTTTCgtcaaatatctcaaaggacTTCTTCATTGAAGATAAATTTGGTCCGTGATGATTCTGCTCAAGACTGTGTTTGTCATGATTCTTCCCTTGCATTATCCAATGACTTGGATGAAGATCAATCTGAGGCATCATCAGTTAAAAGTACTTTGGTTTATGAAAGGGAGTACGTGCAAGGTGTTCTGATTATGGAGAGAATTAGTGAGTGCTCTGAGTCATCACGTAAAAAGAAGCAGCAAAATAAGTTTAGTGTGAAGCAAGTAAAGAAGAGTtcatgtttggacaattttcAAGGCCAGCGAAGCTATTATCTTAAGCTTAATTTGCAGCTTGGCATCAG ATATACTGTTGGCAAGATTACACCAGTGCCTGCACGCGAAGTTCGATCATCTGATTTTGGGGATCGAGCTAGAATAAGGATGTACTTTCCAAGGGCTGGTTCAAAGCTTACTCCACCACATTCTTCAATAAACTTTTACTGGAAAGATTATTGCCCTATGGTGTTCAG GAATTTGAGAGAGATGTTCAAGTTAGATGCTGCAGAGTACATGATGTCCATTTGTGGAGATAGTGGTCTAAGGGACTTATCTTCTCCTGGAAAAAGTGGCAGCATCTTCTATCTCTCTAAAGATGATAGGTTTGTGATCAAGACTGTGAATAAATCAGAACTACAG GTTCTGCTTAGTATGCTTCCTAAATATTATCGTCATGTAGGAGATCATGAGAATACTCTTATAACAAAGTTCTTTGGGCTCCATAGAATAACACTAAGAGGTGGAAAGAAG GTCCGTTTTGTGGTCATGGGGAATGTGTTTTGCACAGAACTACAAATCCACCGTCGTTATGACCTCAAAGGGTCTTCACATGGAAGATATACAGACAATGATAAAATCAATTGCAACACAACATTGAAAGATCTTGATCTAAAATATGAGTTTCACATGGATAAAAAACTTCGAGAATCCCTACTCAA GCAAATTTCCCTGGATTGCAAGTTCTTGGAGTCACAGCATATAATTGATTACAGCCTTCTGTTGGGATTACATTTCCGAGCTCCAGAGAATATGAAGGCCTTCGTGGAACATCATGAATCAATGCAGCATCAGGAGAATTTACCTTCCGGAGATG AAGAGGAACACTTGATTCTTCCCAAAGGGTTACTATTAGTTTCCCATGAACCAAGCATAGTGAACACAGCACCTGGACCTCACATCAGAGGGAATACATTGAGGGCATACTCCATGGGTGATACTGAAGTTGATCTTTTACTGCCTGGTACTGCAAG GTTGAGGGTGCAGCTTGGAGTAAACATGCCAGCTCAAGCAACTCGGAAGATTGTGGAGGATAAGGTGGAGGAGGCAAAAGAAGTAGAGCTTTTTGAGGTATACGATGTTGTCCTCTACATGGGCATAATTGATATATTGCAGAGTTATAATCTGAAAAAGAAAATCGAGCATTCATACAAATCACTCCAGTTTGATCCTATTACAGTATCAGTAGTTGAACCCAAAATGTATGCTCAACGTTTCCTCAAATTCTTGGAGGAAAAAGTTTTCCCTCAGACCCCCtga
- the LOC137832874 gene encoding phosphatidylinositol 4-phosphate 5-kinase 7-like isoform X2, protein MEDSGRFDEKSFSNGDVYIGMIKGILPHDKGKYTWSDGTVYEGDWEGEKMTGKGLVVWSTGAHYEGEICGGYLHGYGTLTTSAGCIYRGGWKMNAQHGIGLQKYSNSDVYEGLWKEGVPEGSGRYTWNNGNMYVGNWKNGRIDGRGVMKWVKGDTFHGFWSNGVMHGSGVYSFGEGGLYIGTWNKGLKDGKGVFYPAGSKQPSLRMISHSPHHSDDNGFLLNIQKHEAPKARVKRSLSENISVISRFKSFRQISQRTSSLKINLVRDDSAQDCVCHDSSLALSNDLDEDQSEASSVKSTLVYEREYVQGVLIMERISECSESSRKKKQQNKFSVKQVKKSSCLDNFQGQRSYYLKLNLQLGIRYTVGKITPVPAREVRSSDFGDRARIRMYFPRAGSKLTPPHSSINFYWKDYCPMVFRNLREMFKLDAAEYMMSICGDSGLRDLSSPGKSGSIFYLSKDDRFVIKTVNKSELQVLLSMLPKYYRHVGDHENTLITKFFGLHRITLRGGKKVRFVVMGNVFCTELQIHRRYDLKGSSHGRYTDNDKINCNTTLKDLDLKYEFHMDKKLRESLLKQISLDCKFLESQHIIDYSLLLGLHFRAPENMKAFVEHHESMQHQENLPSGDEEHLILPKGLLLVSHEPSIVNTAPGPHIRGNTLRAYSMGDTEVDLLLPGTARLRVQLGVNMPAQATRKIVEDKVEEAKEVELFEVYDVVLYMGIIDILQSYNLKKKIEHSYKSLQFDPITVSVVEPKMYAQRFLKFLEEKVFPQTP, encoded by the exons TACATGGTTATGGAACACTTACAACATCTGCAGGGTGCATCTATAGAGGGGGTTGGAAGATGAATGCTCAGCATGGAATTGGACTACAGAAATATTCCAATTCAGATGTTTATGAAGGTTTATGGAAAGAAGGAGTTCCTGAAGGGAGTGGCAGGTATACTTGGAATAATGGAAACATGTATGTTGGAAATTGGAAAAATGGGAGAATAGATGGTAGAGGGGTTATGAAGTGGGTTAAAGGGGATACCTTTCATGGTTTCTGGTCAAATGGGGTTATGCATGGATCTGGAGTTTATAGTTTTGGAGAGGGAGGTCTTTATATTGGGACATGGAATAAAGGGTTGAAGGATGGAAAAGGAGTGTTCTATCCAGCAGGTAGTAAACAACCATCCCTAAGGATGATATCTCATAGCCCTCATCATAGTGATGATAATGGTTTCTTATTGAATATACAAAAACATGAGGCTCCAAAAGCCAGAGTTAAGCGTAGCCTTTCTGAAAACATATCTGTCATTAGTAGATTCAAAAGTTTTCgtcaaatatctcaaaggacTTCTTCATTGAAGATAAATTTGGTCCGTGATGATTCTGCTCAAGACTGTGTTTGTCATGATTCTTCCCTTGCATTATCCAATGACTTGGATGAAGATCAATCTGAGGCATCATCAGTTAAAAGTACTTTGGTTTATGAAAGGGAGTACGTGCAAGGTGTTCTGATTATGGAGAGAATTAGTGAGTGCTCTGAGTCATCACGTAAAAAGAAGCAGCAAAATAAGTTTAGTGTGAAGCAAGTAAAGAAGAGTtcatgtttggacaattttcAAGGCCAGCGAAGCTATTATCTTAAGCTTAATTTGCAGCTTGGCATCAG ATATACTGTTGGCAAGATTACACCAGTGCCTGCACGCGAAGTTCGATCATCTGATTTTGGGGATCGAGCTAGAATAAGGATGTACTTTCCAAGGGCTGGTTCAAAGCTTACTCCACCACATTCTTCAATAAACTTTTACTGGAAAGATTATTGCCCTATGGTGTTCAG GAATTTGAGAGAGATGTTCAAGTTAGATGCTGCAGAGTACATGATGTCCATTTGTGGAGATAGTGGTCTAAGGGACTTATCTTCTCCTGGAAAAAGTGGCAGCATCTTCTATCTCTCTAAAGATGATAGGTTTGTGATCAAGACTGTGAATAAATCAGAACTACAG GTTCTGCTTAGTATGCTTCCTAAATATTATCGTCATGTAGGAGATCATGAGAATACTCTTATAACAAAGTTCTTTGGGCTCCATAGAATAACACTAAGAGGTGGAAAGAAG GTCCGTTTTGTGGTCATGGGGAATGTGTTTTGCACAGAACTACAAATCCACCGTCGTTATGACCTCAAAGGGTCTTCACATGGAAGATATACAGACAATGATAAAATCAATTGCAACACAACATTGAAAGATCTTGATCTAAAATATGAGTTTCACATGGATAAAAAACTTCGAGAATCCCTACTCAA GCAAATTTCCCTGGATTGCAAGTTCTTGGAGTCACAGCATATAATTGATTACAGCCTTCTGTTGGGATTACATTTCCGAGCTCCAGAGAATATGAAGGCCTTCGTGGAACATCATGAATCAATGCAGCATCAGGAGAATTTACCTTCCGGAGATG AGGAACACTTGATTCTTCCCAAAGGGTTACTATTAGTTTCCCATGAACCAAGCATAGTGAACACAGCACCTGGACCTCACATCAGAGGGAATACATTGAGGGCATACTCCATGGGTGATACTGAAGTTGATCTTTTACTGCCTGGTACTGCAAG GTTGAGGGTGCAGCTTGGAGTAAACATGCCAGCTCAAGCAACTCGGAAGATTGTGGAGGATAAGGTGGAGGAGGCAAAAGAAGTAGAGCTTTTTGAGGTATACGATGTTGTCCTCTACATGGGCATAATTGATATATTGCAGAGTTATAATCTGAAAAAGAAAATCGAGCATTCATACAAATCACTCCAGTTTGATCCTATTACAGTATCAGTAGTTGAACCCAAAATGTATGCTCAACGTTTCCTCAAATTCTTGGAGGAAAAAGTTTTCCCTCAGACCCCCtga